In Panthera leo isolate Ple1 chromosome E3, P.leo_Ple1_pat1.1, whole genome shotgun sequence, a genomic segment contains:
- the THUMPD1 gene encoding THUMP domain-containing protein 1 translates to MAAPVQQPPQSSGGKRKGKAQYVQAKRARRCDGGGPRQLEPGLQGILITCNMNERKCVEEAYSLLNEYGDDMYGPEKFTDKDQQPSGSEGEDDDVEAALKKEVGDIKASTEMKLRRFQSVESGANNVVFIRTLGIEPEKLVHHILQDMYKTKKKKTRVILRMLPISGTCKAFLEDMKKYAETFLEPWFKAPNKGTFQIVYKSRNNSHMNREEVIKELAGIVGSLNSENKVDLTNPQYTVVVEIIKAVCCLSVVTDYMLFRKYNLQEVVKSAKDPSQLNPKQPAQAGNGKEAKLESGDKSNQNDPAEGKNNQQVVPENNEELGQTKPRSETQVASEGGANPELESQVTEGSEPNENDLS, encoded by the exons ATGGCGGCCCCCGTCCAGCAGCCTCCTCAGTCTAGCGGTGGAAAGCGCAAAGGGAAAGCTCAGTATGTGCAGGCCAAGCGGGCGCGGCGCTGCGACGGCGGTGGGCCACGGCAGCTGGAACCCGGGCTACAGGGCATTCTCATTACCTGCAACATGAACGAGCGCAAGTGCGTGGAGGAGGCCTACAGTCTGCTCAACGAATACGGCGACGACATGTACGGGCCGGAAAAG TTTACAGACAAAGATCAGCAGCCCTCTGGAAGTGAGGGAGAAGATGATGATGTGGAGGCTGCCTTGAAGAAAGAAGTTGGTGACATTAAAGCATCTACGGAGATGAAGCTAAGAAGATTTCAATCAGTGGAGAGTGGAGCAAATAACGTAGTCTTCATCAGGACACTTGGGATAG aaccTGAGAAATTGGTACATCATATTCTTCAGGATATGTATAAAACCAAGAAGAAGAAGACTCGGGTTATTCTACGAATGTTACCTATTTCGGGCACATGCAAGGCTTTCTtagaagacatgaaaaaatatgCAGAAACATTTTTGGAACCCTGGTTTAAAGCTCCAAACAAAGGGACATTTCAGATTGTATATAAATCTCGAAATAACAGCCACATGAATAGAGAAGAAGTTATCAAAGAATTGGCAG GAATAGTAGGCAGCCTCAACTCGGAAAATAAAGTGGATCTTACCAATCCACAGTACACAGTGGTAGTAGAAATCATTAAAGCTGTCTGTTGCCTGAGTGTTGTGACAGATTACATGTTGTTCAGAAAATATAATCTCCAGGAGGTGGTTAAGAGTGCTAAGGACCCATCACAGCTTAACCCAAAGCAGCCAGCACAAGCAGGAAATGGGAAAGAAGCTAAATTGGAATCTGGtgacaaatcaaatcaaaatgacccagcagaaggaaaaaataaccaGCAAGTGGTACCAGAAAATAATGAGGAGCTGGGGCAGACAAAACCAAGATCTGAGACACAGGTGGCGAGTGAGGGAGGAGCTAATCCTGAACTTGAAAGTCAAGTCACAGAAGGATCTGAGCCAAATGAAAATGACCtctcatag